A portion of the Zootoca vivipara chromosome 6, rZooViv1.1, whole genome shotgun sequence genome contains these proteins:
- the LOC118085920 gene encoding procathepsin L-like, translating to MHLISLVALTGLVLLRTFAAARDPALDEAWRDWKITHNKVYRERNSEDHRRTIWEENFRMIEEHNREASRGRHSYRMAMNHLGDLTKEEFMERLNGLSPELPREHGRRTTLFQKSNNPSLPSSVDWRTKGYVTPVKDQGSCGSCWAFSATGALEGYLARTTGRLVSLSEQNLVDCSWQQGNQGCNGGWPSWAFQYVLDNQGLDSEKSYPYVGQDLSCTYKSANLAVRINGYVDIPSNDEAALQEAVATYGPVTVALDASDFHFYSSGVFDYPSCGTSLNHAVLAVGYGTQNGTPYWIIKNSWGPDWGEGGYILLKRGSNQCGVAEVASYPV from the exons ATGCATCTGATCTCTTTGGTGGCCCTGACCGGGCTGGTCTTGCTGAGGACCTTTGCTGCAGCGCGGGACCCAGCCCTGGACGAAGCCTGGAGAGATTGGAAGATCACCCACAACAAGGTTTACCGCGAG aggaactcAGAAGACCACCGGAGAACCATATGGGAGGAGAACTTCCGGATGATTGAAGAACACAACCGCGAAGCTTCCCGGGGGAGACATTCCTATCGGATGGCGATGAACCACTTGGGCGATTTG ACTAAAGAAGAGTTCATGGAGAGGCTGAATGGACTCAGCCCTGAACTGCCCAGAGAACATGGCCGGAGAACAACTTTGTTCCAAAAATCCAACAACCCGTCGCTTCCTTCCTCTGTGGACTGGCGCACCAAAGGCTATGTCACCCCAGTTAAAGATCAG GGTAGCTGCGGGTCTTGTTGGGCTTTCAGTGCCACCGGAGCCCTGGAAGGTTACCTAGCCCGGACAACTGGCCGGCTGGTCTCGCTGAGCGAACAAAACCTGGTTGACTGCTCCTGGCAGCAGGGCAACCAAGGCTGCAATGGAGGTTGGCCAAGCTGGGCTTTCCAATACGTGCTGGATAACCAGGGACTCGACTCCGAAAAAAGCTACCCCTACGTCGGACAG GATCTATCTTGTACGTACAAATCTGCAAACCTCGCCGTCAGGATCAACGGCTACGTGGATATTCCGAGTAACGACGAGGCTGCCTTGCAAGAAGCCGTAGCCACTTATGGGCCAGTTACTGTGGCCCTGGACGCCTCCGACTTCCACTTTTACAGCTCAG GAGTCTTCGACTACCCCAGCTGCGGAACATCCTTGAACCACGCCGTCCTGGCCGTCGGCTACGGGACTCAGAATGGGACTCCTTATTGGATCATAAAGAACAG CTGGGGTCCCGACTGGGGTGAAGGTGGCTACATTCTGCTGAAGAGAGGATCCAATCAATGCGGTGTAGCAGAGGTGGCTAGTTACCCGGTGTAA